The nucleotide window CGGCATCGTGGACTTTCAGCTATTCAGCCAGATACACTTCTATCTGCGGCAGAGGCAGCCGAAACGCTGGGACACGACTTCTCAATATTTCCCTAAAATGCTAACATTCTATCCCCTATGCAAGCAAACCTTGGTAATCAAAGAGACAGACTAAACCGTGTGCGGTTGCTTTGTCACAGGCATACCCTATGAGGAACTGAAGCAGATTTTCGACCTTATCGAAAGTTCCACCCGTACTGAATCGCGTTACAACGTTGCACTTTACTCAGCAGGTTACAGTTGTCCGCAGTATGGAGAAGGCAGATACCCTCTAACGCGACCTTTTTTCAATTCCATTCAAGTCACAACAGCGGATTAAACCAGGAGAGTCTATGATTAAAATCACGCGAGTCAATAGCATAAACCAGCCATATATTTTCTGTGATATATGTGGCGAGAAAATCACTGTAGCCGGTATGGGCACGGCTTTGAATGAATATGACGAAAAAGGCAATTCAGTGGTTGAAGTTATGTATGCGCATAAGGGCAATTGCTTTAAGGAAGCTGAGAAAAGGCTTACTGCTAAATATGGCTCTATTCCGCAATGGCATGAACTTGATAAATTTTTGACCTGGTTACTACAAAATTCAGGCATTTCGCCGGAGCGCTTGCGTGAATTGGCACAGGACGACATGTGACCTTGCGTTTGTAGCAACCTGATAGACTATTTGCGGTAATCTACGTGGATCTTATGCTTGGCAACCGGACGGGTTTAGTAGAGTCGTTTTAGAAACTATCAGACAATCCATTCTTTCCAATGATCTTGAGATGGTCAAGATTTCGGTCTTCTATTTGCTTGAAGCAGTAACGAATCCTGAGATCATTTCCTGCCTCTCGAATATCTATGCAATCATGCTTGAACACTTTTTGACCTCCTACGACGACTTTATCCGCAGCCTTATGGAAAATATCCGTATGTGTCTTGAGGTTCCAACCGGCATATCTATAATTACTATTGACGAGCAAATGGACATGATAACGATCCGGAAATTCGATACTAGGGTGCTCTTCAAAAAAGGCATAACCTTCCATATGGTCATCTCGTTTTAAGTAATCCGGTCCAAAGATCATCTTGTTGTGTTTTTTGATAAATCGACTGGTGTATTTGCATCTGTGAAAATAGGACATAGTTAAAGGAAAAGTCAGGGTCATAAACAAGTAATACGGCCTATCCCTATAAACCAGTTCCTTATATGCCTGCGTCATCTTTTTGTAGGGGTTTGCCTGATCTGCTTCAGTAAATATTTGATCTCGATAACATGGCATCTGGATGTTGAATCGCTGAAAGCCCACCTTAGCTCGCACATCACTCTGTGTCTCTGATTTTAGCTTAAGCTGTTTTGCCATGTTACAACCCTCTCTTAAAATGGTGTGTAGGTACACAAAGCAACAGTTTATCCAGTTAGTTAGGCAGTTAAATATCTAAACTAAAATTCAGTTGGTCTAATGGTAGCTGGTTGTATTACTCTCCATTGTCATCATGACTTTTAAGTTTATATGTTTAAATGCCTAATTAACTAATTGATCTAAAATATTGAACGAAAGTGATTATTTAATGGCATATGGTTAAATGTGTAATGACTGATTTATAGTGACCTATTGGCAATATTCTTCTATCTAGAAAGCATATTTTTTGCTTTCTAGTGGTACTATTTGACCCGTGGATGAATAAATGAATGCTACACGATGGTAAGACAACATTTATTGGTTACACCCTTATGTATAATACTATTTACAGAACTACCTTCTAGTTGCTAGCCACTTATAAATTATTATTATCAGAATTTTACTCACCAGCGCATTGCAGGTTCAAAATGTGACTTGAAATGACTCGCATTCCTATTGTTCTATGCGGTCTTCGATCCAGCGCTCGATATCAGAACGCCTATACCCTATCGAATGCCGAGTAAGGCGAATCTTTTGAACAAATTTCCCCTCCTGTTCGAGCCGCCAGATTGTAGTCCTTGATAATCCAGTAAATTTTTGCAGGTCGCGTGGACGAATTATTTCACCAAGAGCATACGCCCTATGAATTTCTCTCGACATATAAACCTCACTGATTAGTTTCATATGTACATTATTACAGAAGTCATTTTGATGCCTCGAAATGGGACATTTAAATTGCAAATTGAATGATAGATGAGGCAAAAGGCAAAAATCAGGCGTTAAATATATGAACCGTAAAATTACTGAATAAAATATATGCAGAGTGATTTTATACAAAATTTCACATTTATATTTTTTCGGAACTTAAACATATGAACCGCATATATTATGTGTTATGTGATTTCCTATGAAAAAAATTGACGCCAGAAAGCTGAATCCTGAAGCCCAACAAAAATTACGCAAACGACTCATTCGTCTTCGGGAAAAAGGTATGAGCAACCAGCTTGCAGCTCAAACGGTTGGGATCAGCGAGACCAGAGCTAGCTCGATTTGGCAACTCTATTGGAAGGGTGAAAGCGATATTCTCAAGGTAAAACATCGAGGTCGAAAGCTTGGAGAGCATAGACTGTTGACTCCAAAAGAGGAGAGAACAGTCCAAAAAATTCTGCTGAACAAGACACCTGACCAGCTTGATTTGGGTTGTAATTTGTGGACAAGAGAAGCAATCCGCTTGACTATTACTCAGGAGGCTGGCGTCGAAGTATCACTCCGAGCAATTACAGAATATCTGGAACGTTGGGGCTTTACACCTCAGATGCCTACAAAGGGCATAAACAAGCTGAGTAGGAGAGAATTGCTGAAATGGCGCAAAACGGAATACCCAAGCATTGTGGATAAATCTCAGGAAGAAGGGGCAGAAATTCACTGGCTCGATTTTGACAGGATATGCATCGGCAGCAAAGATCAAATAGCTGAAGCTGAAATCAATACAGCCAAAGGGAATATTTACAGAATATCTTCCCTAACCAATCGGAAAACAGGCCGTTTCATGCTGTATCAGGAGGAAATGACCATAAGCCTTTTACGCAACTTTCTATCAAGATTGTTTAAGGATCGTAATCGAAAAATATTTCTTATCTCATACAACCACCACGTGCTCCATAAAGTACTTCCCATTCGTGGTGTAGGAAATTTTACCAATAAGTATGAGCTTTTCTGTCTGCCATCGACGTTGCCGGAGCACAATCCGGAATAAAATGTGAGCCTTAGATTGAAATGCTATACCAGGATTTAACCATGCAGAGCCTTCATAGCAGTTTCCGGTTCACGGTCAAATATAGTCAGAAGCGCAGCTGCCGCACCGGTAGGGCTACGCCGGTGCTGCTCCCAATTTTGCAAGGTTTTTACCTTCACACCAATCATTGCGGCGAACATGGCTTGTGACAGCCCCGTTTTTTCGCGCACGGCCTTCACGTCAGGTGACTCGACAGTGAATACTCTTGATGGCATCATTTCGCCTTTGGCAATCGCAACGGCTTCTTTCATACTTTTGTGTAATTGGTCAAATAATTCTTTATCCATGACGTTCCAACTCCTTCACTAATGACTTGAGTATGGCTACCTGCTCCGGCTCAAGATTCTCTTTCTTTGCCTTGGCGTATGCCAGCAGCATGTAAATTTTATCCCTGGATGTCTGCCAATAGTAAATGAGGCGGGCACCGCCCCGCTTGCCCGTGCCGGGCAGCGCGAAGCGAAGCTTACGAATCCCACCGCCGCCTTGAATCAAGTCGCCTAATTGCGGGTTCTTAGCAATATCGTCTTGGAGAAGGCGGTAATCATCATCGGGCAACATAGTTGCTATCAGCTTTGTGAATACTGGGGTCTCGATAAATTCCATGCTTATTCTATTATCCGCCATTGGCGGATAAAGTCAAGTTCGTTTTCTATTTTGCTTTGTCAAGATTGACTGGCATCAGCTTGGGGTTCTGTGACTGTAACGATGCTTATCAGCTTTTGCTCCCACATTTCAAGAGCCTTCTGTTTTTCTTTGTCATAACGATACAGATTATAAACCTTAATAATTCCCTGTTTTGAGTGGTTCAGGACAGCATCAATCACTTCATCCATTTCGCCCGATTCGGCCATGAAGCTTGCAGCCGTCCGCCTAAGATCATGGGGGGTGAATGTAGTGATTCCCAGTGTAGTCAAACCATCCTCTGATTCATTGCGCTTTAATGCCTTACTGAAAGAATGGCGCTCAATTGGCTTATCCTTTTTGAGGTGTGGGCATGGAAATATGTAGCCGCAATATTCCTTCTCCTCTGATACCTTTCTCGAAATATTGTCTTCCCGAGCTTTTCTAGCCTCAGCTCTTTTTTGAGCTGCCTTAGCCTCCACAATGGCCTTGGCAATGATTTCACGAGCGAGGGGAGACAAATATACTCGGTGCGCTTTCTTATTCTTCGATCTGTCGGCAGGGATAGTCCACCAGTTACCGTCAATCTCCTTGGTATGCATTCCAGAGACCTCGCCGGGCCTTTGTGCTGTTAACAGAATTAATTTGATTGCGTGGCGAACTTCAACGGTCATCGAAGCATCAGGGTTATCAAGCGAGTTCCAGAAGGTTTTGATTTCTGCTGCACTTAGAACGCGGTCTTTTGCTGTGATTGCGGCAGGCGCCTTTACCCCAAGGCATGGGGATATTTTTAATCGATCCTTTTCGACTGCCCAATTGAACATCTTGCGGATGATCTTGAATATGTTGTTTGCGGTCTGAGGGCTGCCACGATCAACAACTTTATCCAATAGATCGTTAACGTGCCTTTTCGTTATGTCCTGAGCTTTCCTCTTTCCCCATGCGGGATAAACCTCTTTCTCAAGAATGCGCTGATCTTCCAGCCAGCTCTTTTTATTTGCCATGGCATGACGTTCAATATATTCTTCGGCAAGTTTTTTGACCGTAGGAGCAGCCTCAAGTTCGATCTTTTTATCTTCTTCAACTGTTGCCGGGTTTTTACCGCTGGCGAACACTTGCCAATGCCTTTCAAGTTCTCTTGACGCGTCGGCAAGACTCATGGTCGGATACTTCCCCAGGGGGAGAAAGCACCGCTTTCCTTCAAAGCGATAAATGAAAAACCAGCTCTTCGTGCCGGATGGGTATTTCTGGCTTGCCGGGTATACGCAAATTGCGAAGCCATGCCTGCCGTTACTCATATCTCCGTGAATATAATATTTAGAATCCCGAGGCTTCAGGTTCTTTATGGCAGTGTCAGTCAACTTCATGTCCAGACAAGACCCAAGTCACTTTCTGTAAAAAGTGACTTCAAAAGTGACTTCAATGGCCTGGATTCGGACGGAATCAACAGGAGTTATTTGAAACAACATTACGACATAATGTGCTGTTTTTCAATATAAATTACGATACTTAAGCGATATGATTGAAACCGGTTTGGAATACATGAAACAGTAAATACATTTAACTCCTAAGGAAGGGGTCGGACGTTCGAATCGTCTCGGGGACGCCAACCTTTATTGAAATTGAGTACCTCGTGAGGGGTACTCAATTTCTTTTTTTGGGCCGCAAGTTTCACAGCCCCTGCCAGCGGCACACGCCCACCCGTTATCTTCACGTGGTCCTCGTTCAACACAATCTTGCTCACGAGCAGTTGCAGTAATTCTTTGGTGGTGGAGCGCGACGTGTCCAGCAATTGCTGCCGAAGCAGCGAGCAGAACGTGGCGATCTCCGCCTTGTCGATGGAATCCGTCAGCGCTTGGGGCGATTGCTCATAGACGGCGATGCGGCTTGTTATGTCCGACTCTTGCTGCTTGAGTTTGGCCAGGTTCTCCCGGAACACATCATCCAACTCAATGCCGTTTTCGATGGCTCTATAGACATTGGCCAGCCGGAAGCGCACTGCTTCCAGCTGTTTTGTCAGGTCCGACAGTGTTGCCCCTTTCCCATTGTTTTGTCGCCGTTCGGCCAAATGTGCCGCCACCCGTTCCGGCGTAAAGACGCGATCAGCCAGCATCTCAAGGATAGCTTGATCCAGTTTTTCCATTGGTGCCGGACGGGATGTGCATAGGTCCAGGTGTTTTTTGATGCGGGTGGAGCATTTGTAATAGTGATACAAGTTCCGTTTACCTGTTGCTGCGATCATTCGGGCGCCGCACACACCGCACTTCAGAATCGAGGTCAGCAACCGAGGGGACGACACCAGGCGGGGATGGGACATTGCCGGGCTGCGCTGCTTCAGCTTCTTTACCGCCAAATCAAACACATCCGGGTCAATGATCGCCTCGATAGTTGTCCGCACCCACTCTCCCTCTGGCTTCTCCGTGCCGCTTTTCCAGTGGATCTGATTGAAGAGCCGTTCTCCACGGTAGATAGGGTTGGTTAGGACATGATGGATCGTGGTCGTGCTCCAGGCGTGGTCCCGGCGCAGCACTTGCCGACCGTTCAGCTGTGACGCCACGCCCTTGAGCCCGCCGCTCCCCTCGATATACAGAGAGAAAATGGACCGCACCACCTCCGCCTCTTTCTGATTCACCACCAACCGCTTTTTGGGCTTCTTGTGCCCGATGATTTCCACCTCTTCCACGTCGAAACCGAAAGGGGGCTGCGATCCATTGTGGAATCCCTGCTTGGCGTTTTCCCGCATCGCCCGCAGAGTGTGCTTCGAATTCTCCAGGCTCGAAAACTCGTCGAACATGGCGATCACCCGCCTAGTCAACTCGCCGCTGTGGTCATCGGCAGTGAGTTGAGTGATGGAGATCAGGACGACAGCGTTTTTGCGCAGTTTCCGCTCATAGCTGCACAAACTGATCTGATCGCGGAAAAACCTGGATAGGCTATGGACGATGATAGCGTCGTAGGGCCTGTGGGAGTCGCACGCTTCGCCGATCATCTCTTGGAACTCCGGGCGGCGGTCATCCATGGCACTGGCCCCCGGCTCAATGAACTCCCGCACCACTTCATATCCGTTTTGCTCACACCAAGAGCGCATGGAACTCAACTGGTCGGGGATCGACAGATCGGCCTGGGCCTGCTTCCCCGTCGACACGCGAGCGTAAAGGGCGGCTTTCTTCATTGTTCTTCCTCCTTCCTACGGTCCGCTGTGGCGGCCCGATCACGTAGCAAATCATCAATACAGCGGCGCACAATGGACAGTTCGGTTAAAGAGATGTAGCGGTCAAGATGGTCCAATCCTTCAACTATCAACACATACTCGCCCTGCGACTTGCTGCTGGGCCTGTTTGTTTTAACCTTCATAACTGGAGTCCTGTTCCGCGACAGGTTCCAGTTAAAGTGATATGGAGTACCGCCCCCCGATGGGACAGCCCCTATGTCGAACTCAATCTACACTGAATAAAGGTTCATTGGAATTTTGGGACGAATGGCATGCCTGGTGGCACATGAACATTGATTGTACTGCTCCATGATAGAGGATCATTGGCCAGGAAAAGAGTAGGATATATCTGTTGGTATAATCCAAACTAGGACCTCCTTCGGCAATTCTGGCCGACGGTATTATAGTTTAGAAATTGATGATTTATGAATTTTGGGATGCTGGATTTTGAGGCGGGAAGGGAGGCGCTAAAAACGCCTGTATCTCTGCGGATTGATAGATCACTATTATGACATGGCGTTCGATGAACCTGTCGCGTGACATGGACGCCATGTGCTCACAAAATCACCAGATTGTCTGGCTGGTCCCCCGAAGGGTTCCGCAACGCTGGGCTGCGGTTGAATGATACGAATCGCACCCTATCCCCGTCAAAACCAAAAAGCAATAGCAAAAGCGAACTTCGGTTATTTTTTTAAAAATTGTCACCCGTTAAGTTGACGAGTCATTGTAATAGGCCTATTGGCCCCTGCGGGGGGGGGGCGTCGTTGGTGTTTTTAAGATCTAAAGGTGCAATTCATTTGCGCGTCCAGTCAATTTTGCCAGTTAACCAGAGGGTCGACCAACATTGTTGAAAAGTAAGGTTACTGGTACATACTGCAAAAGGTAATCCTACCACGAGCGCTGCGCCACCAGCAATTCGGATCATCCAGAACACTACTGTCCGGTAGGCTTCCCATGCCGGTGTATGGACATGAAGGGTAGCTATTGCCAGTCCCATGAGAAGGATAGCTGCTATCCCCGCCCCAAGTATTGTCTTAACCATTCTGTTCATCTTTCCCCCTCTTATTCTTCGTACCAGATATTTCCGGGGAATCTGCTGAATATGGGATCAAGGTAAATGTTGAATTTGTCGTTGTCTTCGGAGTGGGTAGCCCGTGCTTTCCCTTCCATGCGAGTATACGGTGTGGTAACGGCCAAGAGGATGCCCCCGACGATGACCAGCGCGAATACCCCGGCAACCACTCCTGCAAGCGCGTCGCTGAAGGTGAATGCTGCGAACCCGCCGAAAAGAACCGCTGCGGTGATCGTTCCAAGTATTGTTTTAAAAGTTCTATTCATTTCCGATCCTCTTGATGTTCAAGTGGCTTTATCTCCATTTATTGTAGGCGTGTTGAATTTGTACCATATATTATACGTAAAGTAAAGATATTTACGTCTATATATACGTTTAAATCCCTTCAATTGCCAGCCATCTTGTGCTGGGAGGGATGTGCATGCAGACGGTAAATGAGATGTTGGGGCTACGGATTCGGGAGCAACGAAAAAGAAAGGGCCTGAATCAGGAACAACTGGCGGAAAAACTTGGGATTGACCAAAAACATATGAGCAAAATCGAGCTCGGGAAAAGCTATCCTTCCCTCGATAGGCTGATTAGAATAAGCGAAGTACTGCAAGTTCCTTTGCCCCGCCTCTTCGAGTTTCAGCACTTGGCCGATGCTGGAGATTTAGAAAAACAGATCTGTGACATGGTACAGATGCTGAGCGAAACCGATCAGCGTCGGCTATACAAAATCGTGAAGGCGTTTTTGGACTGAATGTTCCCCCCGCAAAGTCCCTAACAGCCTCTATTCAAAGGCAGTATCTTCAGCCAACGCAAACGTTCTCCAAAACCTCAGCAGTTCAGGTGGTTGGCTGCGGTGGCATCATATTTCCCCATTGTTGTCAATAGTGAAAGCAGCGATATATTATATAGTTATGTAAAAAACCGCTGGACATTCCCCCTTGGGCATGGTATCCATCATGCATCTCCATCTATCCCGAAAGGGAACTGCCGCTTGCGGCATCCAGCCTGTCTCCAGGCTTCCAAGTTCTCGTTTAGTACGTTCATCTTGAACGCAAGGTGTT belongs to Geobacter sp. SVR and includes:
- a CDS encoding helix-turn-helix transcriptional regulator; its protein translation is MKLISEVYMSREIHRAYALGEIIRPRDLQKFTGLSRTTIWRLEQEGKFVQKIRLTRHSIGYRRSDIERWIEDRIEQ
- a CDS encoding winged helix-turn-helix domain-containing protein — its product is MKKIDARKLNPEAQQKLRKRLIRLREKGMSNQLAAQTVGISETRASSIWQLYWKGESDILKVKHRGRKLGEHRLLTPKEERTVQKILLNKTPDQLDLGCNLWTREAIRLTITQEAGVEVSLRAITEYLERWGFTPQMPTKGINKLSRRELLKWRKTEYPSIVDKSQEEGAEIHWLDFDRICIGSKDQIAEAEINTAKGNIYRISSLTNRKTGRFMLYQEEMTISLLRNFLSRLFKDRNRKIFLISYNHHVLHKVLPIRGVGNFTNKYELFCLPSTLPEHNPE
- the nadS gene encoding NadS family protein, with amino-acid sequence MDKELFDQLHKSMKEAVAIAKGEMMPSRVFTVESPDVKAVREKTGLSQAMFAAMIGVKVKTLQNWEQHRRSPTGAAAALLTIFDREPETAMKALHG
- a CDS encoding type II toxin-antitoxin system RelE/ParE family toxin, which encodes MEFIETPVFTKLIATMLPDDDYRLLQDDIAKNPQLGDLIQGGGGIRKLRFALPGTGKRGGARLIYYWQTSRDKIYMLLAYAKAKKENLEPEQVAILKSLVKELERHG
- a CDS encoding site-specific integrase, with translation MKLTDTAIKNLKPRDSKYYIHGDMSNGRHGFAICVYPASQKYPSGTKSWFFIYRFEGKRCFLPLGKYPTMSLADASRELERHWQVFASGKNPATVEEDKKIELEAAPTVKKLAEEYIERHAMANKKSWLEDQRILEKEVYPAWGKRKAQDITKRHVNDLLDKVVDRGSPQTANNIFKIIRKMFNWAVEKDRLKISPCLGVKAPAAITAKDRVLSAAEIKTFWNSLDNPDASMTVEVRHAIKLILLTAQRPGEVSGMHTKEIDGNWWTIPADRSKNKKAHRVYLSPLAREIIAKAIVEAKAAQKRAEARKAREDNISRKVSEEKEYCGYIFPCPHLKKDKPIERHSFSKALKRNESEDGLTTLGITTFTPHDLRRTAASFMAESGEMDEVIDAVLNHSKQGIIKVYNLYRYDKEKQKALEMWEQKLISIVTVTEPQADASQS
- a CDS encoding recombinase family protein yields the protein MKKAALYARVSTGKQAQADLSIPDQLSSMRSWCEQNGYEVVREFIEPGASAMDDRRPEFQEMIGEACDSHRPYDAIIVHSLSRFFRDQISLCSYERKLRKNAVVLISITQLTADDHSGELTRRVIAMFDEFSSLENSKHTLRAMRENAKQGFHNGSQPPFGFDVEEVEIIGHKKPKKRLVVNQKEAEVVRSIFSLYIEGSGGLKGVASQLNGRQVLRRDHAWSTTTIHHVLTNPIYRGERLFNQIHWKSGTEKPEGEWVRTTIEAIIDPDVFDLAVKKLKQRSPAMSHPRLVSSPRLLTSILKCGVCGARMIAATGKRNLYHYYKCSTRIKKHLDLCTSRPAPMEKLDQAILEMLADRVFTPERVAAHLAERRQNNGKGATLSDLTKQLEAVRFRLANVYRAIENGIELDDVFRENLAKLKQQESDITSRIAVYEQSPQALTDSIDKAEIATFCSLLRQQLLDTSRSTTKELLQLLVSKIVLNEDHVKITGGRVPLAGAVKLAAQKKKLSTPHEVLNFNKGWRPRDDSNVRPLP
- a CDS encoding helix-turn-helix domain-containing protein, whose amino-acid sequence is MQTVNEMLGLRIREQRKRKGLNQEQLAEKLGIDQKHMSKIELGKSYPSLDRLIRISEVLQVPLPRLFEFQHLADAGDLEKQICDMVQMLSETDQRRLYKIVKAFLD